One stretch of Deltaproteobacteria bacterium DNA includes these proteins:
- a CDS encoding PAS domain S-box protein, whose protein sequence is MAKKAHYEGLEQRIGELEQEAIELKRTGAALRQSEERYRTVLDSIEEAYFEVDLAGNFTFFNDSLCRVLGYSREELLGKNNREYMPPGSSSEIFALFNQIYRTGKPVKKVVYEIIGKDGRRCFHELSASLMKDHAGQPIGFRGISHDITDLKKAWDALRESEERYRSILEGIEEGYYETDLAVCRTYYLALARVRPSH, encoded by the coding sequence ATGGCGAAAAAAGCGCATTACGAAGGGCTGGAACAGAGAATTGGGGAATTGGAACAGGAGGCCATCGAACTGAAACGGACCGGGGCGGCCCTGCGGCAGAGCGAGGAGAGATACAGAACCGTTCTTGACAGCATTGAAGAGGCCTATTTTGAGGTGGACCTCGCGGGAAATTTTACCTTTTTCAATGATTCCCTGTGCAGGGTGCTTGGGTATTCCAGGGAAGAGTTGTTGGGCAAGAATAACCGCGAATACATGCCCCCTGGGTCCTCCAGTGAAATCTTTGCCCTTTTCAATCAAATCTACAGGACCGGAAAACCGGTAAAAAAGGTGGTCTATGAGATTATCGGGAAAGACGGGCGTCGCTGCTTCCATGAATTGTCCGCCTCCTTGATGAAAGACCACGCAGGTCAACCGATCGGGTTTCGAGGCATTTCACATGATATCACCGATCTCAAGAAGGCCTGGGATGCGCTGAGGGAAAGCGAGGAGAGATATCGGAGCATCCTCGAGGGGATTGAAGAGGGATACTATGAAACGGACCTAGCAGTCTGTCGGACTTACTATCTGGCTCTGGCGCGAGTCCGGCCGAGTCATTAG